Proteins encoded within one genomic window of Episyrphus balteatus chromosome 1, idEpiBalt1.1, whole genome shotgun sequence:
- the LOC129906255 gene encoding heat shock 70 kDa protein cognate 5 — MLKAPKFLAQFAAQRQLGFAAGNKTQLSSIFENRLSGFTNGVFGQVRHKSDEVKGAVIGIDLGTTNSCVAVMEGKQAKVIENLEGARTTPSHVAFTKDGERLVGMPAKRQAVTNSANTFYATKRLIGRRFDDPEIKKDLKNLSYKVVKASNGDAWVQSSDGKVYSPSQIGAFVLVKMKETAEAYLNTTVKNAVVTVPAYFNDSQRQATKDAGQISGLNVLRVINEPTAAALAYGMDKTEDKIIAVYDLGGGTFDISILEIQKGVFEVKSTNGDTLLGGEDFDNVIVNFLVAEFKKDSGIDITKDSIAMQRLKEAAEKAKIELSSSQQTDINLPYLTMDKSGPQHMNLKMSRSKLESLVGDLIKRTIQPCQKALTDAEVSKSEIGEVLLVGGMTRMPKVQSTVQDIFGRQPSRAVNPDEAVAVGAAVQGGVLAGDVTDVLLLDVTPLSLGIETLGGVFTRLITRNTTIPTKKSQVFSTAADGQTQVEIKVHQGEREMASDNKLLGAFTLVGIPPAPRGVPQIEVVFDIDANGIVHVSARDKGTGKEQQIVIQSSGGLSKDEIENMIKKAEEYAATDKQKREMIELVNQGESIVHDTETKMEEFKSQLPAEECEKLKKEINDLRTLLANKDSADPEEVRKATSQLQQSSLKLFEMAYKKMAAEREGASSSSSSEEKPSEEQKKEDKN, encoded by the exons gtCCGATGAAGTCAAAGGCGCTGTTATTGGAATTGATTTAGGAACAACGAACTCTTGCGTTGCTGTCATGGAAGGCAAGCAAGCAAAAGTTATCGAGAACTTGGAAGGAGCCAGAACAACACCTTCCCACGTTGCATTCACCAAAGACGGAGAACGTTTGGTTGGCATGCCAGCAAAACGTCAAGCTGTAACAAACTCTGCAAATACATTCTATGCAACAAAACGTTTGATTGGCAGACGCTTTGATGATCCAGAAATCAAGAAAGATTTAAAGAATTTATCATACAAAGTGGTGAAAGCCTCAAACGGTGATGCTTGGGTGCAGAGCTCTGATGGCAAAGTATATTCACCTTCACAAATTGGAGCTTTTGTTCTAGTCAAAATGAAGGAAACCGCCGAAGCATACTTGAATACCACAGTTAAAAATGCagttgttacagttccagcttATTTCAACGATTCTCAACGTCAAGCTACCAAAGATGCTGGCCAAATTTCCGGTTTGAATGTCCTTCGTGTAATTAACGAGCCAACAGCAGCTGCTTTGGCATACGGCATGGACAAAACAGAAGATAAGAT TATCGCTGTTTACGATTTGGGTGGCGGAACTTTTGATATCTCCATTTTGGAAATTCAAAAGGGTGTCTTCGAAGTGAAGTCAACAAATGGTGACACACTCCTTGGTGGTGAAGATTTCGATAATGTCATCGTCAACTTTTTGGTAGCTGAGTTCAAGAAAGACAGTGGCATTGATATCACCAAGGACTCTATTGCAATGCAACGTCTTAAGGAAGCAGCTGAAAAAGCAAAGATCGAATTGTCTTCATCCCAACAAACAGACATCAATTTGCCATATCTTACAATGGATAAATCTGGACCTCAacacatgaatttgaaaatgagCCGTTCCAAATTAGAATCTTTGGTAGGAGATCTCATTAAGAGGACCATCCAGCCATGTCAAAAGGCTTTAACCGATGCTGAGGTATCCAAGTCAGAAATTGGTGAAGTCTTGCTTGTCGGTGGTATGACAAGAATGCCAAAGGTACAATCAACAGTCCAAGATATATTCGGACGCCAGCCTTCCCGTGCAGTGAATCCCGATGAGGCTGTGGCAGTAGGTGCTGCAGTTCAAGGTGGTGTTTTAGCTGGAGACGTAACAGATGTACTCTTATTGGACGTCACCCCTCTGTCACTTGGTATTGAAACACTTGGTGGAGTCTTTACAAGATTGATTACCAGAAACACCACAATCCCAACCAAAAAATCACAAGTCTTTTCCACCGCCGCTGATGGACAAACACAAGTAGAAATCAAAGTGCACCAGGGTGAACGTGAAATGGCATCAGATAATAAGCTTCTAGGAGCCTTCACTTTAGTCGGCATTCCTCCAGCACCACGTGGTGTTCCACAGATTGAAGTTGTGTTTGACATTGATGCAAACGGTATTGTACATGTGTCAGCACGAGACAAGGGAACCGGAAAGGAACAACAAATTGTCATTCAATCAAGCGGTGGTCTTAGCAAGGACGAAATTGAAAACATGATTAAGAAGGCTGAAGAGTATGCAGCTACAGACAAACAAAAGAGAGAAATGATTGAGCTGGTTAATCAAGGAGAAAGTATCGTCCATGATACCGAAACAAAAATGGAAGAATTCAAGAGCCAATTGCCTGCTGAAGAA tgtgaaaaacttaagaaggAAATCAACGATTTAAGAACTCTATTGGCAAACAAAGATTCCGCAGATCCAGAGGAAGTACGAAAGGCAACAAGTCAACTCCAACAATCATCTTTGAAACTCTTCGAAATGGCATACAAAAAG atGGCTGCTGAACGTGAAGGTGCTTCAAGTAGCAGCAGTAGCGAGGAGAAGCCATCCgaagaacagaaaaaagaaGATAAGAACTAA
- the LOC129906256 gene encoding ATP-dependent translocase ABCB1, protein MGSTENKKDDLSFYNTNIILEDTNQNSKGKDKSKFSSDFTDKKEKKDTKEEAEAKKSDEAPEVPFLSMYKYSSCTDKSMYFVGMVCAILTGITTPLNSLIFGNLTDAMVKYGIYLTSQEQTRSLESDELLDAVKTFALQNAYIGAVMLICSYLSIALFNYAAQSQIYTIRGKFFKAVLHQDMSWYDFHQSGEVASRMNEDLTKMEDGLGEKIVIFINFVIAFISSLALAFAKGWQLALVCLTSLPVTLISLSIVGMITAKLSKKELNVYAKGGNIAEEALSGIRTVKAFEGEAKEAAAYRSNIVDARKINVKRGFFSGIGFGLLWFFIYSSYALAFWYGVGLVIKANAETPGFENYTPGTMITVFFSVMMGSMNIGMAAPYIEAFGIAKGACAKIYHLIEKKPEINPIERRGIKPKGALNEIEFRDVEFQYPTRTDIKILRKLNIKIKKGETVALVGSSGCGKSTCIQLLQRFYDPNGGNIFINNVNLKEYDVQSLRERIGVVGQEPVLFGTTIYENIRYGKEDATRAEIVEASKASNAHLFIQKLPQGYETLVGERGAQLSGGQKQRIAIARALVRNPEILLLDEATSALDTASEAKVQAALEKASEGRTTVIVAHRLSTIRRADKIIVIDKGQVVESGTHKELMEVKGQYFNLVTTQLGDESLALSPGIVGKVDIFTEDEDESEIAIVKEEEALQSITENDASYSLVAVMKLNKTEWPQILAGSISSLFMGCAMPLFAILFGGIIQILASNDPTYIRNNTNIYSLYFVICGVIVGVATFLQIFTFGIAGELLTERLRGMVFETMLKQEIGWFDDRTNGTGSLCARLSGDASAVQGATGQRIGTILQSLATLLLGVGLAMYYEWSLGLIGLAFTPFILIATYLQRKVMADESMGTAKAMETCTKLAVEVVSNVRTVVSLGREDMFQVQYMDTLLPACNKAKRNTHYRGLVYGLARSIMFFAYAATMYYGGYCIVNNGMPYGNVFKVSQALIMGTMSIANALAFAPNFQKGVTAAENIFKLLNRKPAIVDSPNASKKPWASEGNVTYDKVKFSYPSRKDITVLAGLDLEILRGQKIALVGPSGCGKSTCIQLLQRFYDVSDGSLSIDQKDVRSLTTSNLRRQLGIVSQEPVLFDRTIAENIAYGDNSRVVSETEIISAAQKANIHNFISTLPLGYETRLGEKGTQLSGGQKQRVAIARALIRNPRILLLDEATSALDAESEKVVQDALEVASEGRTSISIAHRLSTIVDSDLIVVIDAGKVSEMGTHQELIKMRGIYFNLYKLQSGAT, encoded by the exons ATGGGTTCGACTGAAAATAAGAAGGACGATTTGTCCTTCTATAACACCAATATAATACTGGAAGATACAAACCAAAATTCAAAAGGCAAGGATAAATCGAAATT CTCTTCAGATTTTactgataaaaaagaaaagaaggacACTAAAGAAGAAGCTGAAGCTAAAAAGAGCGATGAAGCCCCTGAAGTACCTTTCCTTAGTATG tataaatACTCGAGCTGCACGGATAAATCAATGTATTTTGTGGGAATGGTGTGTGCAATCTTAACTGGAATAACTACTCCGCTCAACAGTTTAATATTTGGTAACTTAACCGAT GCAATGGTTAAATACGGTATATATTTAACGAGCCAAGAACAAACCAGAAGTCTTGAATCCGACGAGTTACTTGATGCTGTAAAAACATTTGCTCTGCAGAATGCATATATTGGTGCTGTTATGTTGATATGCAGTTATCTATCTATTGCATTGTTTAATTATGCAGCCCAATCTCAG ATATACACAATTCGAGGAAAGTTTTTCAAAGCTGTTTTACATCAAGATATGTCATGGTATGACTTTCATCAGAGTGGAGAGGTAGCAAGCCGAATGAATGA AGATTTGACAAAAATGGAAGATGGATTGGGAGAAAAAATTGTGATATTCATCAACTTTGTTATAGCTTTCATATCGTCTCTAGCACTAGCGTTTGCTAAAGGCTGGCAGTTAGCTTTAGTATGTCTAACAAGTCTTCCTGTCACTCTTATATCCTTATCAATTGTTGGAATG ATTACCGCTaaactatcaaaaaaagaattaaatgtaTATGCCAAAGGTGGTAATATTGCTGAAGAGGCTTTAAGTGGAATTCGAACCGTCAAAGCATTTGAAGGTGAAGCAAAAGAAGCAGCAGCTTATCGTTCCAATATAGTAGATGCtcgaaaaataaatgttaaacgTGGCTTTTTCTCTGGTATTGGTTTTGGTTTGTTATGGTTCTTTATTTACTCTTCGTATGCTTTGGCCTTTTGGTATGGAGTTGGACTAGTCATAAAAGCAAATGCTGAAACTCCAGGCTTTGAAAATTACACACCTGGAACAATGATTACT gtatttttctctGTAATGATGGGATCTATGAATATTGGCATGGCAGCGCCTTATATTGAAGCATTTGGAATAGCAAAGGGTGCTTGTGCAAAGATTTATCATCTTATTGAAAAGAAGCCTGAAATTAATCCTATTGAACGAAGAGGTATCAAACCAAAGGGTGCTCTTAACGAAATAGAGTTTAGAGATGTTGAATTCCAGTATCCTACTAGAACAGATATAAAG attttacgaaaattgaatattaaaattaaaaaaggtgaAACTGTTGCATTGGTCGGATCTTCTGGATGTGGAAAATCAACTTGTATTCAACTCTTACAACGCTTTTACGACCCAAATGGTggaaatatatttattaataatgttAACTTAAAAGAATATGATGTCCAAAGTTTGCGTGAAAGGATTGGTGTTGTAGGTCAGGAACCAGTGCTATTTGGTACAactatttatgaaaatattcgATATGGCAAAGAAGATGCCACTAGAGCTGAAATTGTCGAAGCTTCTAAGGCTTCTAATGCCCACTTATTTATCCAAAAACTTCCTCAA GGATATGAAACTTTAGTTGGTGAAAGAGGAGCTCAGCTATCTGGAGGGCAGAAACAACGAATTGCAATTGCAAGAGCTCTTGTTCGTAATCCAGAGATTTTACTTTTGGATGAAGCCACTTCTGCTTTAGATACAGCGAGTGAAGCAAAAGTACAAGCTGCCTTAGAAAAGGCAAGTGAGGGTAGAACAACAGTAATAGTTGCACATCGATTGTCGACAATCCGCAGAGCAGATAAAATCATAGTTATCGATAAAGGACAAGTTGTAGAAAGTGGAACACATAAAGAATTAATGGAAGTTAAGGGACAATATTTCAATTTGGTAACGACTCAACTAGGAGATGAAAGTTTGG CTCTTAGTCCTGGCATTGTTGGTAAGGTTGATATTTTTACTGAAGATGAAGACGAATCCGAAATAGCCATTGTTAAAGAAGAAGAG GCACTCCAAAGCATAACAGAAAACGATGCTTCATATTCCCTAGTTGCTGTTATGAAACTTAATAAAACAGAATGGCCTCAAATATTAGCTGGATCAATATCGTCTCTATTTATGGGATGCGCTATGCCTTTATTTGCCATATTATTCGGTGGAATTATACAAATTCTTGCTTCAAATGATCCAACATATATAAGAAACAATACAAATATATAcagtttatattttgttatatGCGGAGTTATAGTTGGAGTGGCAACATTTTTGCAg aTATTCACTTTTGGAATAGCCGGAGAATTATTAACAGAAAGACTTCGTGGAATGGTATTTGAAACCATGCTGAAACAGGAAATAGGATGGTTTGATGATAGAACAAACGGAACCGGAAGTTTATGTGCTCGATTATCTGGTGATGCATCAGCAGTACAAGGA GCCACAGGACAAAGAATTGGAACTATTTTGCAATCCCTGGCTACTCTTCTGCTAGGTGTTGGTCTTGCTATGTACTACGAATGGAGTTTAGGTCTAATAGGTTTAGCATTTACTCCTTTTATCTTGATAGCAACATACTTGCAAAGAAAAGTTATGGCTGATGAAAGTATGGGAACTGCTAAAGCAATGGAAACTTGCACAAAG cTTGCTGTAGAAGTAGTTTCCAACGTTAGGACCGTTGTATCCTTGGGAAGAGAAGATATGTTCCAAGTTCAATATATGGATACTCTTCTTCCTGCTTGTAAT AAAGCTAAACGGAATACACATTATCGTGGCCTTGTGTATGGATTGGCTAGATCAATTATGTTTTTCGCATATGCTGCTACCATGTATTATGGTGGTTATTGCATTGTCAACAATGGTATGCCGTACGGAAATGTCTTCAA AGTTTCACAAGCTTTAATTATGGGAACAATGTCGATAGCCAACGCACTTGCATTCGCTCCAAATTTCCAAAAGGGCGTAACCGCAgctgaaaatattttcaaattactaAACAGGAAACCAGCAATAGTTGATTCTCCAAATGCTAGCAAAAAACCTTGGGCATCAGAAGGCAATGTCACTTATGATAAAGTCAAATTTAGCTATCCTAGCCGAAAAGATATAACCGTATTAGCTGGATTAGATTTGGAAATACTTAGAGGTCAGAAAATTGCACTGGTTGGACCTTCGGGTTGCGGAAAATCAACTTGCATTCAGCTTTTGCAACGATTTTATGATGTTAGTGATGGTTCTTTGTCCATTGATCAAAAAGATGTTCGCTCTCTGACAACGAGCAATTTGCGTCGTCAACTTGGAATTGTATCACAGGAGCCAGTGCTGTTTGATAGGACTATTGCCGAAAATATTGCCTATGGTGATAACTCGAGAGTAGTTTCGGAAACTGAAATTATTTCAGCTGCCCAAAAAGCTAatattcataattttatttcaactcTTCCACTG GGTTACGAAACACGTTTGGGTGAAAAAGGTACTCAACTATCTGGTGGACAAAAGCAGCGAGTTGCGATAGCCAGAGCACTTATTCGAAATCCAAGGATTCTTTTACTAGACGAAGCCACTTCCGCTTTAGATGCTGAAAGTGAAAAG GTCGTTCAAGATGCATTAGAAGTTGCAAGTGAGGGTCGAACAAGCATTAGCATTGCCCACAGACTTTCAACTATTGTTGACAGTGATTTAATTGTTGTAATAGACGCTGGAAAAGTTAGCGAAATGGGTACACATCAAGAACTAATAAAAATGCGAGGAATATACTTCAATTTGTACAAATTACAATCAGGTGCAACTTGA